A stretch of the Halococcus hamelinensis 100A6 genome encodes the following:
- a CDS encoding PGF-CTERM sorting domain-containing protein, translating into MHHGRRVGLVVCLLVVAVGVAGVGGLASAQSTNDTTTIDSCRTIANDGEYALTADIEDSNRTVCVQILSDDVVFDGNGHTIDGVNASESVGVKVNNSLTGLSNVTVRNVTTTGWTAGVYYQGVANGSLEAVNASANARNGVLLRDAPETELRNVTAVDNDRWSLYTINSSGVSAERFETSTSTLSFVATDAALTGVESVPGGLPNRTAIDQHVGMAGTGQNATIRLTVGYDDASVADANVTENSLRLWGYDRNWSQVPGVNYVNTDRNVVIANVSALGNTSTFAPAGQTTTPTPTATRTATATATDGPGAAATGGTAETTTSDDGPGFGLVVAVVALLATALIARRRD; encoded by the coding sequence ATGCATCACGGCAGACGTGTCGGTCTCGTTGTTTGTCTCCTCGTGGTCGCGGTTGGGGTCGCCGGCGTCGGCGGGCTCGCGAGCGCACAGTCGACGAACGACACGACGACCATCGACTCGTGTCGTACGATCGCCAACGACGGCGAGTACGCTCTAACCGCCGACATCGAGGACAGCAACCGAACGGTCTGCGTCCAGATCCTCTCCGACGACGTCGTCTTCGACGGCAACGGCCACACGATCGACGGGGTGAACGCCAGCGAGAGCGTCGGCGTGAAGGTCAATAACTCCCTGACCGGGCTCTCGAACGTCACCGTGCGGAACGTCACGACGACGGGCTGGACCGCGGGCGTCTACTATCAGGGCGTCGCGAACGGCTCGCTCGAAGCGGTGAACGCGAGCGCGAACGCCCGCAACGGCGTGCTCCTGCGCGACGCGCCGGAGACGGAGTTACGGAACGTCACCGCCGTCGACAACGACCGCTGGAGCCTCTATACCATCAACTCCTCGGGAGTTTCGGCCGAGCGCTTCGAGACGAGCACCTCGACGCTCTCGTTCGTCGCGACCGACGCCGCGCTGACGGGCGTCGAGAGTGTCCCCGGCGGCCTCCCGAACCGGACGGCCATCGACCAGCACGTCGGGATGGCGGGCACGGGGCAGAACGCCACGATCCGGCTGACCGTCGGATACGACGACGCGAGCGTCGCGGACGCGAACGTCACCGAGAACAGCCTCCGGCTCTGGGGCTACGACCGGAACTGGTCGCAGGTGCCCGGCGTGAACTACGTCAACACCGACCGGAACGTGGTGATCGCGAACGTCTCGGCGCTCGGGAACACGAGCACGTTCGCCCCCGCGGGACAGACCACGACGCCAACGCCGACGGCGACCCGAACCGCAACGGCGACCGCGACCGACGGGCCCGGAGCCGCCGCGACGGGCGGTACCGCCGAAACCACGACCTCGGACGACGGCCCCGGATTCGGCCTCGTGGTCGCGGTCGTCGCCCTCCTCGCGACGGCGCTGATCGCCCGCCGACGGGATTGA